In Gossypium hirsutum isolate 1008001.06 chromosome A10, Gossypium_hirsutum_v2.1, whole genome shotgun sequence, the DNA window TGTCGAATTTTTTTACCCCATTATAAGTCTAGGGATGATATAGCTCATTCTTTCCATGATGCATGAATGGAATCCATATGTACACTGTATGAAACAAACTAGATCAGTAATATACATAGCCAAAGAGTTTAAAAAGCCGACATTGCTAGACATACCAATATCCAGAAGAAAAATGCAAGCTCAAATGCATTTTGAAAGAGAATAAAATGAATCAAGTGAAGAACGATTCCAGGCTTTTCGAACCAAAAATGTGTGTCGGAAGGTTTAACTTGTGTTGCTTCACTCACATCCACCTCTTGCGCTAAGCGAGTGATAATGTGCTCTAACTTGGTTCCCACGAGAAGTAAAAGCTGTACACCTCCATTCAACTCAAACAATTAATGTCATCTGACTCTCAATAATATTTCTAAACCACTGAATATGGCTAATTAATCTACTTACAATGACAGGGAGAAACGATAACCAAAAATACGTATGCCACCCTGCTTGGAAATATACAAATATGTTAGGACTATATAGAATCTCATACATCGAACACTGTGTAACCAAAAGCACTGCTATGCCATTTAGATTAAAGGAAAATTACCTTCCACGTTCAATAGCAAAAACACCACCACAAATAGCCACAGGTACCAGCTATATATATGTGACACAGGATGAAATATTAGTAGGGGTTATGTAtcttaaacttaaaataaacctgattttaaagaaaaaagaattgaTCACCTTATGCCAACAATCTTTTTGAAGTCCACTTCAAGTGTCCGAATCATGTACCCGTGAAAATCAAAGTTTCTATGACCTTGAGTCTGTGGGGTGAAGAGGTAATCGGTAACACCCTTTTCATAAAGCCATAGACAAAACTAATTGTTCCTAATAGTATTATTGATGATCATGATGGTTTAGGGACTTAACTCTGATAAACCCTTCTCGAAGTGCTAAGTAGTCTGACTTGGTAACAGAATCATAAAACTGTTTGAAGAATGACATCTGCCAAAACAACATATGTAATTGATGTCATATAGTGATCATGTCAAAATAATGCTTAATGTTtacagttatatatatataagttatatacaggttggctaccttgaagacagcaaaatttaactcatttacaTTCACCAGAATAGTATAAATAACTACAAGACTTACAATCCAGCTCACAACAGCTGCCCTTCTCCAATATCCTTGTGCATGTCGTGCAAAAAATGTATGATGATGATCGGTATCCTCTGCTGGACCAGATAACATGGTTAACAACAATCCTACCAATTGGAAATCAAAGATAGCTTagtttggaatttttttattcttGTCACCATTTCTATGTTTCAAAATCGATTCTTCCCACTGCTTCCATTGTCGTATCTGCATAAGATGAAGAAAATTTACGAACTTCCTTATTCTGTAGggttgaaaaaaagaaaaaaaaggacttCGAGTACTTGCCCAACAAAACAATCTTATATATCACCTAAGTTGTCCCTGCTAATAGTTTTGTTTACCTTGATTATGTATACTTGCATatgtaaaacatattataaaccaaACTTGTAGTTATATAAAGACAAAACatactttgaaataaataatctaATTTGTAAGAAGTAACAAAACATCACCCTTGCTCCTCCAAGAACCATCGTAATGACGCAGAATATCACGTGAACAACTGCCAATACAAAGATGAAAATGTGCAGATGATGTAATGCTTCCAGTGACAATAAGGGGACCTTCCCCTGAgataatattacaaaaaaaaaaaaagaaggaaagaaaaggaaatcaGATTTGAGCACGATTTGGAGCCAAAATCAGATCAATCTATTCTGGAAATGTTTAGTGTTGTCTGCAGTTCATTAATAATGTATTTTTCCATTCAAAGTAAGGAAATGAAGCTCACAAGGACAAAGATTTGCAGTGAGTTGTTATATTCATTCTACATGAGGTAACTTTTTGAATATGGTCTGGTACATATATAGAATCTCGAATATACACACTTGAGATATTTTGAGAATATATTGTGTTGTTATATAGACCTAGCAATTCATGTATCTGTGTCATGTGTGTGTGGTGTAATATATGCAATGCAAAATCATAGCATGGAGGAAGAGATTAAGCATTTACGAGGTGCCTTATTCTACTTCAAGTCATATTAGTCAGATAGTACCCCATAAGTTAAGTGACTCCACACCATATGCTTTAGCAAGCACGAGCACAGTATTGGAAACTTAACAATTTTGGGAGACCATGATAATATACCTCACGCGAACAATGGTCTGAGCTGTTATCTGTGGAGAA includes these proteins:
- the LOC107897337 gene encoding MLO-like protein 13 isoform X2, encoding MSAEAESNSLEFTPTWVVAAVCFIIVLISIIAERGLHRLGKYLKHKKQDALFEALQKLKEELMLLGFISLLLTVFQGLVSEICIPAYLATTLLPCKRHSEEKTHEEYTSQAINNRRRLFSTDNSSDHCSREGKVPLLSLEALHHLHIFIFVLAVVHVIFCVITMVLGGARIRQWKQWEESILKHRNEDTDHHHTFFARHAQGYWRRAAVVSWIMSFFKQFYDSVTKSDYLALREGFIRTQGHRNFDFHGYMIRTLEVDFKKIVGISWYLWLFVVVFLLLNVEGWHTYFWLSFLPVILLLLVGTKLEHIITRLAQEVDVSEATQVKPSDTHFWFEKPGIVLHLIHFILFQNAFELAFFFWILCTYGFHSCIMERMSYIIPRLIMGVMVQVLCSYSTLPLYALVTLMGSQLKEGLFKEFVRSSLDKWFTDRKGEASKHESTSTTQMDRMVKESYQSMPTGLSIAGETTLSITVQYSGPNP
- the LOC107897337 gene encoding MLO-like protein 13 isoform X1; protein product: MSAEAESNSLEFTPTWVVAAVCFIIVLISIIAERGLHRLGKYLKHKKQDALFEALQKLKEELMLLGFISLLLTVFQGLVSEICIPAYLATTLLPCKRHSEEKTHEEYTSQAINNRRRLFSTDNSSDHCSREGKVPLLSLEALHHLHIFIFVLAVVHVIFCVITMVLGGARIRQWKQWEESILKHRNAEDTDHHHTFFARHAQGYWRRAAVVSWIMSFFKQFYDSVTKSDYLALREGFIRTQGHRNFDFHGYMIRTLEVDFKKIVGISWYLWLFVVVFLLLNVEGWHTYFWLSFLPVILLLLVGTKLEHIITRLAQEVDVSEATQVKPSDTHFWFEKPGIVLHLIHFILFQNAFELAFFFWILCTYGFHSCIMERMSYIIPRLIMGVMVQVLCSYSTLPLYALVTLMGSQLKEGLFKEFVRSSLDKWFTDRKGEASKHESTSTTQMDRMVKESYQSMPTGLSIAGETTLSITVQYSGPNP